Genomic DNA from Hordeum vulgare subsp. vulgare chromosome 2H, MorexV3_pseudomolecules_assembly, whole genome shotgun sequence:
TTCATGTAAGATAAATCAACCAAGTTTTAACAAGAGTTGAAATCCTAACAGTATGTAATCTACATCAACCAAGTTGAAATACTGACAGCATGAACTGCCAACTGCAAGATTCAAGTAAACCTGAATCAACAGAGTTGAACTAGAGTTGAGAAAATACATACCATTTCTAAAAGGGTGACCGCATGCTGCTGATGTCCATCGATCACTAGATACACATCTGACAAGCAATTGAATTCCCCTAGTACTGCATGTATGTGCCTACTAGAAAGCCCAGAACCAAAATACTTGAAGCACCCAATAGATCCGAAAGCGCAACAAATTGGCACTCCCCTTCCCCAATTTTGCAGTTACACAAAACTCTGCAGAACTATTCTTCTTTATAGTATTTGTTTTTCACATCGATTTGGTACAGACAAACAAGGTAAACAGTAATAAACTAGTATATAGAACATGGAAGCTGAATCGAACAAGGGAGGGGACTAGATCCCTGAATCTACAAGTATACCACGACTAGTAGTACAACACGACGGGTCCCGTCTAGTGGGCGGCGACGACCATATCCGGCGCGTTGAAGAACTCCATGACCGCCTCGAACGGCAGGTCCCGGCTGGGCATCGGCGGCGAGAAGAGCGCCACCACCTTCCCCGCCCTGAGCTTCTTCCGCTGCGGGCAGCGCGGCGCGAGGAGCCTGGACCCGGGCGCGAAGTAGGGCACGAAGGGCCCTCTCTCGCCGTCCACGGCCGCCGCGGGCGCGGGCGCGGGAGGGGGCGAGGGGGACGGCTGCGGCGAGGCAGGGGCCGGG
This window encodes:
- the LOC123427901 gene encoding translation initiation factor IF-2-like codes for the protein MAATRKPRSPSAAAAGDHLRFLRPGALARLRDARLRRQKRASSRPAPASPQPSPSPPPAPAPAAAVDGERGPFVPYFAPGSRLLAPRCPQRKKLRAGKVVALFSPPMPSRDLPFEAVMEFFNAPDMVVAAH